From the Leishmania panamensis strain MHOM/PA/94/PSC-1 chromosome 31 sequence genome, one window contains:
- a CDS encoding hypothetical protein (TriTrypDB/GeneDB-style sysID: LpmP.31.1300), with protein sequence MTSEAPPLTSIEEPSLRSGLLGSAAASHTELSLRTRGDLEERDGHHVTVKDGAGSVKYSLPSFGAMSRKQGEMPQYSRRRDQSDAAVITDSSKVSQVTVAIAEAVPRIAQEQTSAAEAYEGRWSKELQQSTATEDELRQLYQQLEKELVGTRRAVNIAEARHKRELDLLKQQLEQERTERVKAEQDREDLLDQARMSPLFTPRTGDTSLGAEQGSDSRGGRSRCISPSNAHLSDVFYDKLKEREERARARVRKEFVRQAQENLYAEQRKRADAEKETEMALKRVSKAEDDISKLQEALQEATSVVEAKDVQLHERAIHVQELEAQVLLLEHQLAASEDAGRLSTELAMKNLEEAKALADQRQVELETQRQFVYQLQEKIGLTTRDLFDRENDQEGVLRTVHELRTRCRHLEEEFAAEVHEATTLLEQKQKRAEDEAALLRGRNDELKQRCAAMGAELSEMSTRLEHKSNEVTQLRARNEKDLSECHIEIRSLQLQLERLTEGAQWRSSESVTAKEIERQEHAALVRQYAAEARAVQEELDRLKAQFHRENEKHLSVVLDLSKQITALKQENTQLEHAVNIREHDSIDAARLLSHARQELSQLREERRRMSVSQVNPREGSRSRSSVSSYDVVLRRIAELENEQKDLTERLYVANRTAQQPKKGRALVGRQHHHRSNREFSVPPTDSFLQMSDDEGERRWVVDEIVANAPRGLAAGSLISASSRHREATTALADLLESMVEKLQWIAHNTEQQEAPSAQRNSPIAPPTLQERRMRQSIQPEEREAINCVVASCMAALECFHLRRTSSPFYPSFFDDGAERTSNEAAAAAAAQREGRSSGCDAAPLSLVTSFVGDGDRVAACTRSSPPAADRRSPHVQSHHGVLQDITRMEQGREHSPQIRLERSKRNSQRSCSSAAADWWPQHVRNHRGLVHHTTRTERPRDHSPQEPLGRPRRSFQCPCSAVSCNEDILAYFSRTSATTPHPVTERAACRDTAVSVLQHEKREWSSSGKRDADNPDTLQCIQLRIRASVSEGNREELQSEPCWEGEEHMAAIERGEQFAFPILRHRSAGDTSTTETPPARPRRIRAASKSHRASGGTVVAPLTKADSSA encoded by the coding sequence ATGACGTCAGAGGCACCGCCGTTGACCTCGATTGAAGAGCCGTCCCTTCGCTCTGGTCTGCTCGGGAGTGCAGCTGCGTCCCATACTGAACTCTCCCTGCGCACTCGCGGCGACCTCGAGGAGCGAGATGGGCACCACGTTACGGTGAAGGACGGGGCGGGCTCCGTGAAGTACTCTTTGCCTTCGTTTGGAGCCATGAGCCGTAAACAGGGAGAGATGCCCCAGTACAGTAGACGACGTGACCAGAGTGATGCTGCTGTGATTACTGATTCCTCAAAAGTCAGCCAAGTGACTGTGGCTATAGCTGAAGCAGTGCCGCGGATAGCCCAGGAGCAGACGTCCGCAGCCGAGGCATACGAGGGTCGCTGGTCgaaagagctgcagcagagcaccgCAACAGAGGACGAGCTGCGTCAACTCTACCAACAGCTCGAAAAGGAGCTGGTGGGGACGCGGCGTGCCGTGAACATCGCCGAGGCGAGACACAAGCGTGAGTTAGActtgctgaagcagcagctcgagcagGAGCGAACAGAACGGGTGAAGGCGGAGCAGGACCGAGAAGACCTCCTGGACCAGGCGAGGATGAgccccctcttcactccaCGCACGGGTGACACTTCACTCGGCGCAGAGCAGGGTAGCGACAGCAGGGGAGGCAGAAGCCGCTGTATCTCGCCCAGCAATGCGCACTTGAGCGACGTCTTCTATGACAagctgaaggagagggaggagcggGCACGTGCGCGGGTGCGCAAAGAGTTTGTGCGTCAGGCACAGGAAAACCTCTacgcagagcagcgcaaGCGTGCCGATGccgagaaagagacggagaTGGCTCTGAAGCGGGTAAGTAAGGCGGAGGACGATATAAGTAAACTGCAAGAGGCACTGCAGGAAGCGACCAGTGTCGTGGAGGCGAAggatgtgcagctgcacgaaCGTGCCATCCATGTTCAGGAGTTGGAAGCGCAAGTTCTTCTTCTCGAGCATCAGCTTGCAGCTAGCGAGGACGCGGGGCGGCTGTCCACTGAGCTTGCGATGAAGAACCTCGAAGAGGCGAAGGCTTTGGCAGATCAGCGGCAGGTAGAGCTggagacgcagcggcagtttGTCTATCAGCTGCAGGAGAAGATAGGGCTCACCACTCGCGATCTTTTTGACAGAGAAAACGACCAAGAGGGCGTACTGCGCACCGTGCATGAGCTGCGGACACGCTGTCGTCACCTTGAAGAGGAGTTcgcggcagaggtgcacgAAGCGACGACGCTCCTGGAGCAGAAGCAAAAGCGCGCTGAAGACGAGGCAGCGCTTTTACGAGGACGCAACGAtgagctgaagcagcgctgtgcagccATGGGTGCGGAACTGTCGGAGATGAGCACTCGACTGGAGCACAAGAGCAACGAGGTGACACAGCTGCGCGCACGCAACGAAAAGGACCTCAGTGAGTGCCACATCGAGATCCGTAGtcttcagctgcagctggagcgTCTCACAGAGGGTGCGCAGTGGCGCTCATCGGAGAGTGTTACCGCGAAAGAGATTGAGCGGCAGGAGCACGCGGCTCTTGTCCGGCAGTACGCGGCCGAGGCACGAgctgtgcaggaggagctcgaCCGCTTAAAGGCCCAGTTTCACCGCGAAAATGAGAAGCACTTGTCTGTTGTGCTCGATCTGTCGAAGCAAATCACTGCACTGAAGCAGGAAAACACACAACTAGAGCACGCGGTCAACATTCGCGAGCACGATAGCATCGACGCGGCGCGTCTACTGAGCCACGCACGGCAGGAGCTGTCGCAGCTTCGAGAGGAGCGTCGCCGGATGAGCGTGTCTCAAGTAAACCCCCGCGAAGGTAGCCGGTCGAGAAGCTCCGTAAGCAGTTACGACGTTGtactgcgccgcatcgcggAACTCGAGAATGAGCAGAAGGACTTGACGGAAAGGCTTTACGTCGCCAATCgcactgcgcagcagccgaagaaGGGACGTGCTCTAGTCGGCCgtcaacaccaccaccgatcGAATCGTGAATTTTCCGTTCCGCCGACGGACTCCTTCTTGCAGATGTCGGatgacgagggagagaggcgctggGTGGTTGATGAAATCGTGGCGAATGCGCCGCGAGGTTTGGCGGCCGGCTCGCTTATATCGGCTTCTAGCAGACATAGGGAAGCCACGACAGCGCTGGCGGATCTTTTAGAGTCGATGGTGGAGAAGCTTCAGTGGATTGCTCACAATACTGAACAGCAAGAAGCTCCATCGGCTCAGCGCAACTCACCTATCGCACCGCCGACACTTCAGGAGAGGCGGATGCGGCAATCTATTCAGCCAGAAGAGCGCGAGGCTATCAACTGTGTGGTGGCAAGCtgcatggcggcgctggaatGTTTCCACCTCAGGCGTACCTCCTCACCCTTCTACCCTTCTTTCTTCGACGATGGAGCAGAGAGGACGTCGAatgaggccgccgccgccgcagcggctcagcgagaggggaggtcTTCTGGgtgcgatgcagcaccacTATCTTTAGTGACTTCTTTCGTTGGGGATGGTGATCGGGTCGCGGCTTGCACCCGGTCCTCCCCCCCGGCAGCAGATCGGCGGTCGCCGCATGTGCAAAGCCACCATGGTGTGCTGCAGGACATCACGCGGATGGAGCAGGGTCGAGAGCACTCTCCTCAGATACGACTGGAGAGGTCGAAGCGGAACTCCcagcgctcctgctcctccgccgcagctgatTGGTGGCCGCAACATGTGCGAAACCATCGTGGTTTGGTGCACCACACCACAAGAACGGAACGGCCCCGCGATCACTCCCCTCAGGAACCGCTGGGGAGACCGAGGCGGAGCTTCCAGTGCCCGTGCTCCGCTGTCAGCTGTAACGAAGATATCTTAGCATACTTTAGCCGCACGTCTGCGACCACTCCGCATCCAGTCACCGAAAGAGCGGCGTGTAGGGACACTGCAGTGAGTGTTTTGCAGCATGAGAAGCGAGAATGGAGCTCATCGGGAAAGCGTGATGCTGACAATCCGGATACTCTCCAGTGCATCCAGCTACGCATCCGAGCATCTGTGAGCGAGGGAAACCGAGAGGAGCTTCAATCCGAGCCGTGctgggaaggagaggagcaTATGGCGGCGATTGAGCGAGGTGAACAGTTCGCTTTCCCCATTTTGCGGCACCGCTCAGCTGGAGATACTTCCACCACCGAAACTCCTCCTGCTCGTCCGCGTCGCATCCGGGCTGCATCAAAAAGTCACAGAGCTTCTGGCGggacggtggtggcgccactCACGAAGGCCGACTCGAGCGCGTAG
- a CDS encoding hypothetical protein (TriTrypDB/GeneDB-style sysID: LpmP.31.1310) translates to MRPETQSGWGGYTDSAETRIHLGSSGADLYTGSSQSVSQPYTRSQSPDTGSACWNLQSSIGTYGQGHARRGTAVDVSPPPRLPLSLPLNGVGLGVGPRRGYAGHEYEGSYDNEYEEDADRGSSEDEYEWEGNEECDNGKYAYEHHHNDDSEASEGSSARNGAATSGMFSQGARDLGLDFEASRAPQTADAQPTCGFGFPAAKLARLNVLGQGSTRFALCAAAAAAAASATKAAPVTTSTFRRCTPVARVAYSVGYDPAAGESSEDLPSASEPRDEGVVVSLAAAEAANSFEQTSFPFTAANIFNTATQGSPDMTMAARPIHNNMRDTPPKPSADACHTSTASIARSVVASRAAVKRSDHSCSALTSVAQTSGSPPAHGDAKKSAKEPLQSTPDHRRESMSSSPLSPQRPTIGAKDDMYGHSSNDDASSTGSASTAISPVLAVGKGDDARGCGNVGGSELPALTEPTKSPDAAHVVPSPMMGSATFISGKPNLLRVSGLSRFVADFLARWKYSMTEVDTANSACEREGYARSPSNRVVLPALGISSPAVAPLLERESPLVGLRSREKMEEVDAAVKDLAAMEQRGMQSSPAKSDAPPVYAPNVLLNISVTTVFNYSEAEKLWLSRGQPSTPPARATQRLTSVTGSAVPPSTARALDRVLRPPSAPSVKVSLYCRPLLVQLSNPSLHACVLCAAGNSALVRVALTLLYCVPRSLVLTLPWVLIRFTVALVVLVAALVVMDAAWCRWPNLSVYTAEFQVNATMMILSVREWLLSSLGADSG, encoded by the coding sequence ATGCGTCCTGAAACGCAGAGCGGCTGGGGCGGTTACACCGACAGCGCAGAGACGCGGATTCATcttggcagcagcggtgcggacCTCTACACAGGCAGCAGCCAAAGCGTCTCTCAACCCTACACACGGAGTCAGAGTCCCGATACCGGCAGTGCATGCTGGAACCTGCAGAGCAGTATTGGGACATACGGGCAGGGTCACGCCAGGAGGGGCACGGCTGTTGATGTGAGTCCACCACCTCGGCTGCCTCTCAGCCTTCCCTTAAATGGCGTCGGTCTCGGCGTTGGGCCACGGAGGGGTTATGCTGGTCACGAGTACGAGGGGTCGTACGACAACGAGTACGAAGAAGATGCTGATAGAGGCAGTTCTGAAGACGAATATGAGTGGGAGGGTAATGAAGAGTGCGATAACGGGAAGTACGCGTATGAGCACCATCACAATGacgacagcgaggcgagCGAAGGTAGCTCAGCTAGAAATGGCGCAGCCACATCAGGAATGTTTTCTCAAGGTGCTCGTGACCTCGGCTTAGATTTCGAGGCGAGCAGGGCTCCACAAACTGCTGATGCCCAACCCACTTGTGGATTCGGCTTCCCAGCAGCGAAGTTGGCTCGGCTCAACGTGCTCGGGCAGGGCAGTACACGCTTTGCtttgtgtgctgctgctgctgctgcggctgcatcTGCCACGAAGGCTGCACCAGTAACGACAAGTACGTTCCGGCGTTGCACACCGGTGGCTCGTGTTGCTTACAGTGTCGGGTATGACCCCGCGGCTGGCGAGTCGTCTGAGGATCTGCCCAGTGCGTCGGAGCCGCGTGATGAGGGTGTCGTTGTATCGTTGGCCGCCGCTGAGGCGGCTAACTCATTTGAGCAAACGTCGTTCCCATTCACCGCCGCGAATATATTCAACACTGCGACACAGGGAAGCCCTGACATGACCATGGCGGCACGGCCGATTCACAACAACATGCGCGACACCCCTCCCAAACCTTCAGCTGACGCTTGCCACACGTCAACAGCATCGATTGCGCGCTCTGTGGTCGCTAGTCGTGCCGCTGTGAAGCGCAGCGATCATAGCTGCAGTGCGCTCACTTCCGTCGCACAAACCTCCGGGTCCCCGCCAGCGCATGGGGATGCAAAGAAGAGCGCCAAAGAGCCCCTGCAGAGCACTCCCGATCACCGACGTGAATCGATGTCGTCTTCGCCGCTCTCGCCACAGCGCCCCACAATCGGGGCGAAGGATGACATGTATGGCCACAGTAGTAATGACGACGCTTCGTCAACGGGTTCTGCTAGCACAGCCATATCCCCGGTGCTGGCAGTGGGCAAAGGCGACGATGCACGGGGCTGCGGCAACGTGGGGGGGTCGGAGCTGCCTGCGCTTACAGAGCCGACGAAGTCGCCTGATGCCGCCCACGTTGTACCGTCGCCGATGATGGGGAGCGCAACTTTCATTTCAGGAAAGCCAAACCTGCTGCGTGTCTCTGGTCTCAGTCGGTTCGTGGCGGACTTTCTGGCGAGGTGGAAGTATTCTATGACCGAGGTGGATACGGCGAACTCGGCATGTGAACGGGAGGGATATGCGCGGTCGCCCTCCAACAGGGTAGTGTTACCGGCGCTTGGCATTTCATCCCCAGCAGTGGCCCCTCTTctagagagggagagtccTTTGGTGGGTCTCCGTAGCCGAGAAAAGATGGAGGAAGTCGACGCGGCAGTAAAGGATTTGGCTGCCATGGAACAGAGAGGAATGCAGAGTTCGCCTGCGAAGTCCGACGCGCCACCAGTGTATGCACCGAACGTGTTGCTCAACATCTCAGTCACTACCGTGTTCAACTACTCCGAGGCAGAAAAGTTGTGGCTTTCACGTGGCCAGCCGAGTACCCCCCCAGCACGTGCGACGCAGCGGTTGACGTCTGTGACTGGCAGCGCGGTGCCACCATCAACTGCCAGGGCTTTGGACAGAGTGCTGCGGCCTCCGTCTGCTCCTTCTGTGAAGGTGTCGCTCTACTGTCGTCCGCTGCTGGTCCAGCTGTCAAACCCCTCACTGCACGCATGTGTTCTCTGTGCCGCTGGCAACAGTGCTCTAGTGAGAGTGGCACTCACGCTGCTCTATTGCGTGCCTCGCTCCCTGGTGCTGACTCTGCCATGGGTGCTTATTCGTTTCACAGTGGCGCTCGTTGTGCTGGTTGCAGCACTGGTTGTGATGGATGCAGCATGGTGTCGGTGGCCAAATCTGAGTGTCTACACGGCGGAGTTTCAAGTCAACGCTACAATGATGATTCTCTCTGTTCGCGAAtggcttctctcctccctggGCGCTGACAGCGGATGA
- a CDS encoding hypothetical protein (TriTrypDB/GeneDB-style sysID: LpmP.31.1320), with product MPHSPQSTGQITCHQCHVTLAYPIGAPSVRCPMCAAVTPVQQFSVTCVCCRCILILPQNTSLAMCPRCRTVMSIPASIREGHGGPQAPPKQCVYIDRPPTVDSSGTRVTHLAVGTKLDDDNPPVKR from the coding sequence ATGCCTCACTCCCCTCAGTCTACTGGGCAAATCACCTGCCACCAGTGCCATGTGACGCTGGCCTACCCCATCGGTGCCCCCTCGGTGCGGTGCCCGATGTGCGCCGCGGTGACACCGGTCCAGCAGTTCAGTgtgacgtgcgtgtgctgccgctgcatccTTATCCTGCCGCAAAACACCAGCCTTGCTATGTGCCCGCGATGCCGCACCGTAATGTCTATCCCGGCTAGTATTCGCGAGGGCCACGGCGGGCCGCAGGCACCGCCAAAGCAGTGCGTGTACATTGACCGCCCGCCCACTGTCGACTCGTCGGGCACGAGGGTGACCCACTTGGCTGTTGGTACGAAGCTCGACGATGACAACCCACCCGTGAAGCGCTAG
- a CDS encoding hypothetical protein (TriTrypDB/GeneDB-style sysID: LpmP.31.1330) gives MGALPSHETHARGLYSHRHGRNRRNEIILIPLTTAFFPSPDCPLFQNLYNSRYRRTAKYYFRALRSAQTPRDSDYFCLTTAINEEEAFEKFYREYLEKCKLGGGERNMAAATAAMMSSTTSSLLLSGNATTGSGANVGGTRGPANATPLAQSPQDCLNAQGFPPKVGSMEFRSYSDTREGLYQILIRDNEPGVFATDEALRQAYWKQLQKQQTERQRAYQQQHGMRAAAQAAAGGAGSGGLVPPSPPLPPLSSVPLSPSAGMSDASPPYGGSNTPGTLPEASATMLSMDDLSFDEFVSGYMAAKRYMKGKPLHSHYSTAVAANAKGDSITPGMGAKGTAKVPDEYSAIRYKHVTSPVAYDVRPLPCVIASRYDPGKPHPVDDPLYVEFGGSYLRIMGMFGLFPSTVGMRRGAGRHGAEDDTGAAKPQRSFPRKEGNCNGDDDIDEEYEVEQHLLKGTMFVDKDVGDQILGNMVMLATYMYVRQCIEARINPQAIPMLPVLIRFPLSNIPMLQFVREFRVRLRSLLEAGTAKAGQKPVHIGMSGFNPEDLAEPHHPQLQRLEEEGYLFEPDIPSATTLHQLFMSAEQAKSPSAPLRRHSGLKTLSCGKYPIIMMSGFNVQSTPLRHPALNTTGYPPALAAAAMIAAAHRHSAISSPQSSTKSGSTYPTSGTAGGMGCVPTFPLTTPPPPLPGHAGATLATNSTALPPPPPPPPAHGAPASASAPTTPAEEARRISLLHRRKHRFRMWVEDGHVCVWASAAYARRAALIMAQQLNTTVDSNSVPEQRSWNYRGLLHANTTVPLPRHINDVIIVAEDIPAIGLWQGDVLRCCTQAELQVMITSNGTAPLPLPCSLEETAAKGAVTTTSTAERQATSLSAPSGAKPATMEPIGGAKSLSVSSSMVEGTVAAADGGGHVSFTSNHVSNPFLQEKEMAMPGAFWVRGAGGLDDSFTNITETNMPPHPKAEKQQLQAAMQRAKKAAAAAAATASQNSGKKRRSTNPEGAVSAAAQLFIDIDRREGTLNIEEVVLAWIKVVAILTRDSTEEDRAWVRDPQGNPVRVDRYVIRRYEHDGVRFFIGVTPRFVGQQRRIEKVLGEVYALEEREGRRWHLQNQSRGEEDERYDAGLHAGRDDDDYHEEAENQCHSSLSLLSRRTESLSYGFAPSLTSSLKATDSGAGGMGSMFDGVWGTSMMPTSHSPLLTTPCTPAVPLVIESKWHPPLTESLNAFLPRSSSGGTVETSSRLAFAAVFGNTAQTTGRPAATTPVRARDGELMDTGFEVDDLLKQYTSEPFFLGGVDDE, from the coding sequence ATGGGGGCTCTTCCAAGCCAcgagacacacgcgcgtggCCTCTACAGCCACCGCCATGGGCGCAACCGACGGAATGAAATCATTCTCATTCCCTTGACAACAGCCTTCTTCCCCAGCCCCGACTGCCCGCTATTCCAGAACCTGTACAACTCGAGGTACCGGCGCACTGCCAAGTACTACTTCCGTGCTCTGCGTAGTGCTCAGACACCGCGCGACAGCGACTATTTCTGTCTCACAACGGCTATCAATGAGGAAGAGGCCTTCGAAAAATTTTACAGAGAATACCTGGAGAAGTGCAAGCtcgggggtggagagaggaacatggccgcggcgacggcggcaatGATGTCATCCACAACCTCCTCCCTGCTCCTGTCTGGCAACGCAaccaccggcagcggcgccaatGTGGGAGGTACACGCGGACCGGCAAACGCAACGCCGTTGGCCCAGTCACCTCAGGATTGCTTGAATGCACAGGGCTTTCCGCCCAAGGTGGGCTCGATGGAATTCCGCAGCTACTCCGACACCCGCGAAGGACTGTACCAGATCCTCATTCGCGATAACGAGCCGGGCGTCTTCGCAACGGATGAGGCGTTGAGACAGGCATACtggaagcagctgcagaagcagcagacgGAGCGTCAGCGCGCGTATCAGCAGCAACATGGaatgcgcgctgctgcacaggcggcagcaggcggcgcggGTTCGGGCGGTTTGGTGCCACCTTcgcccccactccctccacTGTCGTCGGTGCCACTGTCTCCTTCGGCCGGTATGAGCGACGCATCCCCGCCTTATGGAGGCTCCAACACCCCCGGCACCCTCCCAGAAGCGAGCGCCACCATGTTGTCGATGGATGACTTGTCCTTTGACGAGTTCGTCTCTGGCTACATGGCAGCGAAGCGCTACATGAAGGGCAAGCCGCTGCACAGCCACTATAGCACCGCCGTGGCCGCCAATGCCAAAGGAGACTCGATCACGCCGGGCATGGGTGCGAAAGGCACTGCAAAAGTGCCGGACGAGTACTCGGCAATCCGCTACAAGCACGTTACGTCGCCGGTCGCATATGACGTGCGTCCGCTTCCGTGCGTGATTGCTTCACGCTACGACCCCGGGAAGCCGCATCCCGTAGACGACCCGCTCTACGTCGAGTTCGGTGGCTCTTATTTGAGGATTATGGGCATGTTTGGCCTCTTCCCGTCAACCGTCGGCATGCGCCGTGGGGCAGGACGCCACGGCGCCGAAGACgacaccggcgccgccaAACCACAGCGCAGCTTTCCGCGCAAGGAAGGCAACTgcaacggcgacgacgacattGACGAGGAGTATGAAGTTGAGCAACACCTGCTGAAGGGGACGATGTTTGTGGACAAGGACGTCGGCGATCAGATTCTCGGTAACATGGTGATGCTTGCCACATACATGTACGTGCGCCAGTGCATTGAGGCACGCATCAACCCCCAGGCGATTCCCATGCTTCCAGTGCTGATACGCTTTCCGCTGTCGAACATTCCCATGCTGCAGTTTGTGCGCGAGTTCCGCGTCCGCCTGCGCAGCCTGCTGGAGGCGGGGACGGCGAAGGCAGGCCAGAAGCCGGTGCACATCGGCATGAGCGGCTTCAATCCCGAGGATCTTGCCGAGCCCCAccacccgcagctgcagcgcctcgaagAGGAGGGCTACCTCTTTGAGCCTGATATCCCATCCGCCACAACGCTGCACCAGCTGTTCATGTCTGCAGAGCAGGCAAAGTCCCCCAGTGCGCCACTGCGACGCCACAGTGGACTGAAAACGCTCAGCTGCGGCAAATACCCAATTATCATGATGTCTGGCTTCAATGTGCAGTCGACACCACTGCGGCACCCGGCCTTGAACACGACAGGGTACCCGCCTGccctggctgctgctgccatgaTTGCTGCCGCGCACCGCCACTCTGCGATATCCAGCCCGCAGTCAAGCACAAAATCAGGGTCTACGTACCCCACGTCTGGCACCGCCGGGGGAATGGGCTGCGTCCCAACCTTTCCCTTGACaactccaccgccaccactgcctggGCATGCGGGGGCCACGTTGGCGACAAACAGCACCGCCTTGCCGCcccctccgccaccgccgccagcgcatgGTGCGCCAGCTTCGGCGTCCGCTCCTACGACACCTGCTGAAGAGGCGCGAAGAATTTCCCTGTTGCACCGGCGCAAGCACCGCTTCCGGATGTGGGTCGAGGATGGCCACGTCTGCGTTTGGGCGAGCGCAGCGTACGCCCGTCGTGCTGCGCTCATtatggcgcagcagctcaacACAACAGTGGACAGCAACTCGGTCCCGGAGCAGCGCTCGTGGAACTACCGTGGATTGCTGCACGCGAATACGACGGTGCCACTGCCACGGCACATCAACGACGTCATCATTGTGGCCGAGGACATCCCTGCCATTGGTTTGTGGCAGGGAGatgtgctgcggtgctgcacgcaGGCGGAGCTTCAGGTAATGATCACATCCAACGGGACGGCTCCGCTACCGCTTCCGTGTTCCCTAGAAGAAACTGCAGCCAAGGGGgctgtcaccaccaccagcacagcGGAGCGGCAAGCCACCTCTCTATCTGCCCCCAGCGGCGCGAAGCCTGCTACCATGGAGCCGATCGGCGGCGCCAAGAGCCTTTCTGTCAGCTCCAGCATGGTGGAGGgcaccgttgctgccgctgacggtggcggccaTGTCAGCTTCACCAGCAACCACGTGAGCAACCCGTTCTTacaggagaaggagatggCTATGCCAGGAGCATTCTGGGTGCGCGGCGCCGGTGGACTGGACGACTCATTCACAAACATCACGGAGACGAACATGCCGCCCCACCCAAAGgccgagaagcagcagctgcaggctgccATGCAGCGGGCAAAgaaggccgccgccgctgctgctgctactgcttcTCAGAACAGCGGCAAAAAGCGACGCAGCACGAACCCCGAGGGTGCTGtgtccgccgctgcgcagctgttCATCGATATCGACCGTCGCGAGGGGACGCTGAACAttgaggaggtggtgctggccTGGATCAAGGTGGTCGCCATTCTCACTCGCGACTCTACTGAGGAGGACCGCGCGTGGGTACGCGACCCGCAGGGCAACCCAGTCCGCGTAGACCGCTACGTCATCCGCCGCTACGAGCATGACGGGGTGCGCTTCTTCATTGGTGTCACCCCGCGCTTCGTgggccagcagcgccgcattgAAAAGGTGCTTGGCGAGGTTtacgcgctggaggagcgcgaggGTCGTCGCTGGCACCTACAGAATCAGTCTCGcggtgaggaagacgagagGTACGACGCTGGGCTTCACGCCGGccgtgacgacgacgactacCACGAGGAGGCTGAGAATCAGTGCCACTCGTCCttgtcgcttctctcccgACGCACAGAGTCTCTTTCCTACGGCtttgccccctctctcacctcaTCTCTGAAGGCGAcagacagcggtgctggtggcatGGGCAGCATGTTCGACGGTGTCTGGGGCACATCGATGATGCCGACGTCCCACTCGCCACTGTTGACCACGCCGTGCACACCGGCTGTACCGCTGGTCATTGAGTCCAAGTGGCATCCTCCTCTGACGGAGTCGTTGAATGCATTCCTCCCCCGAAGCAGCTCAGGAGGGACTGTCGAGACCAGCTCTCGGCTGGCCTTCGCGGCGGTCTTTGGAAATACCGCCCAGACAACCGGCAGACCTGCTGCCACGACGCCAGTAAGAGCAAGGGATGGGGAGCTGATGGACACTGGCTTTGAGGTGGACGATCTGCTGAAGCAGTACACGTCGGAACCCTTCTTCTTGGGCGGTGTAGACGACGAGTGA